In Anopheles cruzii chromosome X, idAnoCruzAS_RS32_06, whole genome shotgun sequence, one genomic interval encodes:
- the LOC128269028 gene encoding uncharacterized protein LOC128269028 isoform X4: MSYIGNASDVEQEKNLSEYRRQRSSSNLIATGAKQSVGSPKMTDVLWNDKRAARAINASDDDDSEVSDSENFLAKGAFLLTPSHELSMDRAALICEKMNFKGCFSLTKTATGILFKFSSPEDYQAVFKKGFHKVTGARFYKKIAIPCRPQKTFMLYVFDVPEDLPEEDIRHSLYRFNSVVEVVRLVVHYQKPSIQQDPTGTQPKPQVPKLSTAKPIDEQDVALQKESPPPPIRITLASLDEYNHLLQNGLDFYGATFFPTEAQLPPHAAKIATKRGARMIDGSIPGRVRELLPVFDAAGFSKIPPPASKTIKPRP, translated from the exons ATGTCGTACATCGGCAACGCGTCGGATGTGGAACAGGAGAAAAACCTTTCGGAATACCGGCGCCAGCGAAGTTCGAGCAATCTTATTGCCACTGGCGCAAAGCAGTCGGTCGGTAGCCCCAAAATGACCGATGTCCTTTGGAACGATAAGCGTGCAGCGCGAGCCATCAAcgccagcgacgacgatgactcGGAGGTGTCGGACAGTGAGAATTTTCTCGCCAAGGGCGCGTTCCTGTTAACTCCCTCGCACGAACTGTCGATGGACCGGGCCGCGTTGATCTGCGAAAAAATGAACTTCAAGGGATGCTTCAGCCTGACCAAAACCGCTACCGGCATCCTGTTCAAGTTTTCCAGCCCCGAAGACTACCAGGCAGTGTTCAAGAAGGGCTTTCATAAGGTTACCGGTGCGCGGTTTTACAAAAAGATCGCCATACCCTGTCGGCCGCAGAAAACGTTCATGCTGTACGTATTCGACGTGCCAGAGGACTTGCCAGAGGAAGACATTAGGCACTCACTGTACCGTTTCAATTCTGTGGTTGAGGTTGTACGGCTGGTAGTGCACTATCAAAAACCGTCGATTCAGCAGGATCCCA CTGGAACACAACCAAAGCCGCAAGTGCCGAAGCTTTCGACTGCCAAACCGATAGACGAGCAGGACGTGGCGCTGCAAAAAGAgtctccgccgccgcccataCGTATCACGCTCGCTTCGCTAGATGAGTACAATCACCTACTACAGAACGGGCTCGACTTTTACGGGGCTACTTTTTTTCCCACCGAAGCCCAGCTGCCGCCCCATGCAGCCAAAATAGCAACCAAACGAGGAGC GCGCATGATTGATGGCAGCATTCCTGGACGGGTCCGCGAATTGCTGCCCGTGTTTGACGCGGCCGGATTCAGCAAAATTCCTCCCCCGGcatcgaaaacaatcaaaccgCGCCCATAA
- the LOC128269028 gene encoding uncharacterized protein LOC128269028 isoform X1 codes for MSYIGNASDVEQEKNLSEYRRQRSSSNLIATGAKQSVGSPKMTDVLWNDKRAARAINASDDDDSEVSDSENFLAKGAFLLTPSHELSMDRAALICEKMNFKGCFSLTKTATGILFKFSSPEDYQAVFKKGFHKVTGARFYKKIAIPCRPQKTFMLYVFDVPEDLPEEDIRHSLYRFNSVVEVVRLVVHYQKPSIQQDPSQPLHAGAAGTQPKPQVPKLSTAKPIDEQDVALQKESPPPPIRITLASLDEYNHLLQNGLDFYGATFFPTEAQLPPHAAKIATKRGARMIDGSIPGRVRELLPVFDAAGFSKIPPPASKTIKPRP; via the exons ATGTCGTACATCGGCAACGCGTCGGATGTGGAACAGGAGAAAAACCTTTCGGAATACCGGCGCCAGCGAAGTTCGAGCAATCTTATTGCCACTGGCGCAAAGCAGTCGGTCGGTAGCCCCAAAATGACCGATGTCCTTTGGAACGATAAGCGTGCAGCGCGAGCCATCAAcgccagcgacgacgatgactcGGAGGTGTCGGACAGTGAGAATTTTCTCGCCAAGGGCGCGTTCCTGTTAACTCCCTCGCACGAACTGTCGATGGACCGGGCCGCGTTGATCTGCGAAAAAATGAACTTCAAGGGATGCTTCAGCCTGACCAAAACCGCTACCGGCATCCTGTTCAAGTTTTCCAGCCCCGAAGACTACCAGGCAGTGTTCAAGAAGGGCTTTCATAAGGTTACCGGTGCGCGGTTTTACAAAAAGATCGCCATACCCTGTCGGCCGCAGAAAACGTTCATGCTGTACGTATTCGACGTGCCAGAGGACTTGCCAGAGGAAGACATTAGGCACTCACTGTACCGTTTCAATTCTGTGGTTGAGGTTGTACGGCTGGTAGTGCACTATCAAAAACCGTCGATTCAGCAGGATCCCAGCCAGCCACTACACGCTGGTG CAGCTGGAACACAACCAAAGCCGCAAGTGCCGAAGCTTTCGACTGCCAAACCGATAGACGAGCAGGACGTGGCGCTGCAAAAAGAgtctccgccgccgcccataCGTATCACGCTCGCTTCGCTAGATGAGTACAATCACCTACTACAGAACGGGCTCGACTTTTACGGGGCTACTTTTTTTCCCACCGAAGCCCAGCTGCCGCCCCATGCAGCCAAAATAGCAACCAAACGAGGAGC GCGCATGATTGATGGCAGCATTCCTGGACGGGTCCGCGAATTGCTGCCCGTGTTTGACGCGGCCGGATTCAGCAAAATTCCTCCCCCGGcatcgaaaacaatcaaaccgCGCCCATAA
- the LOC128269028 gene encoding uncharacterized protein LOC128269028 isoform X2: protein MSYIGNASDVEQEKNLSEYRRQRSSSNLIATGAKQSVGSPKMTDVLWNDKRAARAINASDDDDSEVSDSENFLAKGAFLLTPSHELSMDRAALICEKMNFKGCFSLTKTATGILFKFSSPEDYQAVFKKGFHKVTGARFYKKIAIPCRPQKTFMLYVFDVPEDLPEEDIRHSLYRFNSVVEVVRLVVHYQKPSIQQDPSQPLHAGAGTQPKPQVPKLSTAKPIDEQDVALQKESPPPPIRITLASLDEYNHLLQNGLDFYGATFFPTEAQLPPHAAKIATKRGARMIDGSIPGRVRELLPVFDAAGFSKIPPPASKTIKPRP, encoded by the exons ATGTCGTACATCGGCAACGCGTCGGATGTGGAACAGGAGAAAAACCTTTCGGAATACCGGCGCCAGCGAAGTTCGAGCAATCTTATTGCCACTGGCGCAAAGCAGTCGGTCGGTAGCCCCAAAATGACCGATGTCCTTTGGAACGATAAGCGTGCAGCGCGAGCCATCAAcgccagcgacgacgatgactcGGAGGTGTCGGACAGTGAGAATTTTCTCGCCAAGGGCGCGTTCCTGTTAACTCCCTCGCACGAACTGTCGATGGACCGGGCCGCGTTGATCTGCGAAAAAATGAACTTCAAGGGATGCTTCAGCCTGACCAAAACCGCTACCGGCATCCTGTTCAAGTTTTCCAGCCCCGAAGACTACCAGGCAGTGTTCAAGAAGGGCTTTCATAAGGTTACCGGTGCGCGGTTTTACAAAAAGATCGCCATACCCTGTCGGCCGCAGAAAACGTTCATGCTGTACGTATTCGACGTGCCAGAGGACTTGCCAGAGGAAGACATTAGGCACTCACTGTACCGTTTCAATTCTGTGGTTGAGGTTGTACGGCTGGTAGTGCACTATCAAAAACCGTCGATTCAGCAGGATCCCAGCCAGCCACTACACGCTGGTG CTGGAACACAACCAAAGCCGCAAGTGCCGAAGCTTTCGACTGCCAAACCGATAGACGAGCAGGACGTGGCGCTGCAAAAAGAgtctccgccgccgcccataCGTATCACGCTCGCTTCGCTAGATGAGTACAATCACCTACTACAGAACGGGCTCGACTTTTACGGGGCTACTTTTTTTCCCACCGAAGCCCAGCTGCCGCCCCATGCAGCCAAAATAGCAACCAAACGAGGAGC GCGCATGATTGATGGCAGCATTCCTGGACGGGTCCGCGAATTGCTGCCCGTGTTTGACGCGGCCGGATTCAGCAAAATTCCTCCCCCGGcatcgaaaacaatcaaaccgCGCCCATAA
- the LOC128269028 gene encoding uncharacterized protein LOC128269028 isoform X3, whose amino-acid sequence MSYIGNASDVEQEKNLSEYRRQRSSSNLIATGAKQSVGSPKMTDVLWNDKRAARAINASDDDDSEVSDSENFLAKGAFLLTPSHELSMDRAALICEKMNFKGCFSLTKTATGILFKFSSPEDYQAVFKKGFHKVTGARFYKKIAIPCRPQKTFMLYVFDVPEDLPEEDIRHSLYRFNSVVEVVRLVVHYQKPSIQQDPSQPLHAAAGTQPKPQVPKLSTAKPIDEQDVALQKESPPPPIRITLASLDEYNHLLQNGLDFYGATFFPTEAQLPPHAAKIATKRGARMIDGSIPGRVRELLPVFDAAGFSKIPPPASKTIKPRP is encoded by the exons ATGTCGTACATCGGCAACGCGTCGGATGTGGAACAGGAGAAAAACCTTTCGGAATACCGGCGCCAGCGAAGTTCGAGCAATCTTATTGCCACTGGCGCAAAGCAGTCGGTCGGTAGCCCCAAAATGACCGATGTCCTTTGGAACGATAAGCGTGCAGCGCGAGCCATCAAcgccagcgacgacgatgactcGGAGGTGTCGGACAGTGAGAATTTTCTCGCCAAGGGCGCGTTCCTGTTAACTCCCTCGCACGAACTGTCGATGGACCGGGCCGCGTTGATCTGCGAAAAAATGAACTTCAAGGGATGCTTCAGCCTGACCAAAACCGCTACCGGCATCCTGTTCAAGTTTTCCAGCCCCGAAGACTACCAGGCAGTGTTCAAGAAGGGCTTTCATAAGGTTACCGGTGCGCGGTTTTACAAAAAGATCGCCATACCCTGTCGGCCGCAGAAAACGTTCATGCTGTACGTATTCGACGTGCCAGAGGACTTGCCAGAGGAAGACATTAGGCACTCACTGTACCGTTTCAATTCTGTGGTTGAGGTTGTACGGCTGGTAGTGCACTATCAAAAACCGTCGATTCAGCAGGATCCCAGCCAGCCACTACACGCTG CAGCTGGAACACAACCAAAGCCGCAAGTGCCGAAGCTTTCGACTGCCAAACCGATAGACGAGCAGGACGTGGCGCTGCAAAAAGAgtctccgccgccgcccataCGTATCACGCTCGCTTCGCTAGATGAGTACAATCACCTACTACAGAACGGGCTCGACTTTTACGGGGCTACTTTTTTTCCCACCGAAGCCCAGCTGCCGCCCCATGCAGCCAAAATAGCAACCAAACGAGGAGC GCGCATGATTGATGGCAGCATTCCTGGACGGGTCCGCGAATTGCTGCCCGTGTTTGACGCGGCCGGATTCAGCAAAATTCCTCCCCCGGcatcgaaaacaatcaaaccgCGCCCATAA